The Candidatus Rokuibacteriota bacterium genome contains the following window.
TTCATGAGCGGCAGCCCTAGAAACTCGCCGAGAATGACGATGTTCATGAGGTTCTCGATCTGGCGCTTTTCCTTCTGGATCTCCCTGTAGGTCTCCAGGAACGCGAGCCCCCAGAGGAAGTCCCGCGCGATCCGCCAGATCTTGAGCGACCGGAAGGCCTGCCACAGTTCTCTCATCGTGCTCCTCGCTCCGGCTTGGCCCGCGTCGCGTCGGTGATGCATCGAAGACCCAGCCGGCATCCTGTCTTCTTCATGAGACTTTGGGCCGATGCCGGATGGCAGCCCCCACTCCGCGGATCACCTTGGCTACCGCTTTCATCAGTAAGACCTCGGAGCGCTTCCCTCCACCTTCTCAAGGGCGTAGGCGCCGAACTCGTAGGTGACGCGCTGCCGGATGCCGTGGCACTCGACGATGTCTCCGGGCTTGACGTCGTCCGGCAGGATCACGACGTCGTCCCCGACCGCGCAGCTCGCCTTCTTCACCTCGGTTACCGTCCAGACGCCGGCTTTCTCGCTCGCCCGGAGCGTGAGCCCTGCTCAGTTCGGGCAGTCGAAGAGGGCCCCGCTTTTGATCCCTACCGGGATCTCGATCTCCTGCCCTCAGCCTGCGCACAAGACCTTCGGCATGCCGTGTGCTCTCTCAATGGGTTAGGACAGGCCCAATAGGCGCTCGAGCTTCCCGCGGTCAAACCCGACCACGACCTCGCTATCGATCAGGGTGACGGGCGTTGCCCGCTGGCCGAGCTTCAACAGCTCCTCCAGCGCCGTGGGGTCGTCACGGATGTTCTTGGCTGTGAACGAAACTCCCTTTTGAGAAAGAAACTCTTTCTCTCGCTCGCAGCTCGCTCAGCCGGGTTGGGTGTAGACAATGACTTCCTTCGCCATTAGGTCCTCCTGTGCTCGCCGCCTTTCAGAGCCTTGAGCCCGAAGACGAGCGATACTATGAAAATCACGCTCAGCGTCAGAAAGGCAAGCCCAAAGTACTGGCTCAGCGCTCCGGCCAGGCCGGTTCCGGCGAGGACCAGCAAGAGGATGGGCAGGTGGCAGGGGCAGGTCACGACGGCCAGTCCGAGGAGAACGTAGCCCTTCAGTGACGCCGGCGGCGCTTGATCGGGACCGGGTTCGGCTGGTGTCGTCATTGAGAGCCCTCGGGCCGTGACAGAGTCGGGCGACAGCTCCGAGCCCGCAAGGACAGCCAAGTGTCCCATGCCGCTGC
Protein-coding sequences here:
- a CDS encoding glutaredoxin family protein, producing MAKEVIVYTQPGUASCEREKEFLSQKGVSFTAKNIRDDPTALEELLKLGQRATPVTLIDSEVVVGFDRGKLERLLGLS
- a CDS encoding mercury resistance protein, which produces MTTPAEPGPDQAPPASLKGYVLLGLAVVTCPCHLPILLLVLAGTGLAGALSQYFGLAFLTLSVIFIVSLVFGLKALKGGEHRRT